From a region of the Castanea sativa cultivar Marrone di Chiusa Pesio chromosome 10, ASM4071231v1 genome:
- the LOC142612476 gene encoding uncharacterized protein LOC142612476: protein MSRDEVLQQMQSEIAYLRKRVDSRKRRRKSQACSSSDSSEANLGGNQPPVFEPTRSVTRVSVSSGVRAKKEKDMRMPATDGIYHDDGSDAMGKALRQIAKSPFVIGINRAKLPRRFSQPIFTMYNGRTDPMEHVSHFSQKMAVYSNNEALMCRVFPSSLGPVAMRWFDALAEGSLKSFEELTMAFGARFITSVTTFKVGLPTEHGLRKSLTMKATIDMRQLMDRIDKYKRVEEDQLQSKGKMKVYPERKDPRGGGFQGSRPKRDFSSRLMTAETPLINSLFKEPVHHILEKIRHEPHFRPPNKMSGDASMRNQNLHCHYHQDKGHTTEECRTLRDHLNQLIKAGKINHLLAKPDGKGEQ, encoded by the exons ATGTCTCGCGATGAGGTGTTGCAACAAATGCAATCTGAGATAGCTTACTTACGCAAGCGTGTGGATAGTAGAAAACGGAGACGTAAGAGTCAGGCTTGTTCTTCCAGTGACAGTTCGGAAGCAAACCTTGGAGGAAATCAGCCCCCAGTGTTTGAGCCTACTCGAAGTGTAACCCGTGTCAGCGTATCTTCGGGTGTTAGGGCAAAGAAGGAGAAGGATATGAGGATGCCAGCTACTGATGGGATATATCATGATGATGGAAGcgatgcaatgggtaaagccctAAGGCAAATCGCCAAATCCCCTTTTGTGATCGGGATTAATAGAGCAAAGCTGCCTCGTAGGTTTTCTCAACCCATTTTTACTATGTACAACGGGAGGACTGACCCTATGGAACACGTCAGTCATTTTAGTCAAAAGATGGCCGTTTACTCGAACAATGAGGCGTTGATGTGCAGAGTTTTTCCCTCTAGTTTGGGGCCTGTGgccatgaggtggtttgatgctcTGGCCGAAGGTTCTCTGAAGTCTTTTGAAGAGTTGACTATGGCATTTGGAGCAAGGTTCATAACTT CCGTGACaactttcaaagtgggccttcccacgGAGCATGGGTTAAGGAAGTCCTTGACGATGAAGGCTACGATAGATATGCGTCAACTCATGGACCGGATAGACAAGTATAAACGGGTAGAAGAAGACCAGTtgcaaagcaaaggaaaaatgaaagtgTATCCGGAGAGGAAAGATCCTCGGGGAGGGGGGTTTCAAGGTAGTCGGCCTAAACGAGACTTTTCAAGCCGCCTGATGACTGCCGAAACGCCTCTAATTAATTCATTATTCAAGGAGCCCGTGCATCACATACTGGAAAAAATTCGGCATGAACCACATTTTAGGCCACCTaacaaaatgagtggagatgcatctATGAGAAATCAGAACCTCCACTGCCATTATCATCAGGATAAGGGACACACCACAGAGGAGTGCCGGACATTGCGCGATCATCTGAATCAATTGATTAAGGCCGGGAAGATCAATCATTTATTGGCAAAGCCGGATGGGAAAGGGGAACAATAA